The following proteins are encoded in a genomic region of Deltaproteobacteria bacterium:
- a CDS encoding UDP-N-acetylmuramate--L-alanine ligase — MYQKTYHIHFVGIGGIGMSGMAELLLNLNYAVSGSDLKSTDITMRLEQLGGTVFKGHRPEHIEGADVVVVSSAVGPENSECVAARKAMVPVIPRGEMLAELMRLKYGIAVAGAHGKTTTTWIIAFVLERGGLDPTMVIGGKLKSLGSNARLGQGEFLVAEADESDGSFLRLSPTIAVVTNIDAEHLDFYDNLERVKEVFLDFINKVPFYGMAVLCLDNDGIQELIPKLEKRFVTYGLTSQADYQARDITFDGLKSRYRMFHDGKALGLIELNLPGLHNVYNSMASIAVGLELGISFEISKAALNEIEGVQRRLEVKGSTQGITVVDDYGHHPTEIKVTLEAVRQSWPDHRLLVVFQPHRYSRTQALFDDFTRSFYQADKLVVLPIYPAGEAPMEGIDGEALYEGIRLHGHKDVVFKDGLDGALSYLKGAVGRGDILLTLGAGDVWKVGERFLEQ, encoded by the coding sequence ATGTACCAGAAAACTTATCATATACATTTTGTGGGGATCGGCGGGATTGGCATGAGCGGTATGGCGGAGCTTCTTTTGAATCTGAACTATGCAGTGAGCGGTTCTGATCTGAAGTCAACAGATATTACCATGCGTCTGGAACAACTTGGCGGGACTGTATTCAAGGGTCACCGGCCGGAGCACATTGAAGGAGCGGACGTGGTGGTGGTTTCTTCTGCTGTGGGGCCGGAGAATTCTGAATGTGTTGCCGCCAGAAAGGCGATGGTGCCCGTTATCCCCAGGGGAGAGATGCTGGCAGAATTGATGCGGCTCAAATACGGCATCGCTGTGGCCGGAGCCCACGGCAAGACGACAACGACCTGGATTATCGCTTTTGTCCTTGAAAGAGGCGGCCTTGATCCCACGATGGTCATTGGCGGCAAACTCAAGAGCCTTGGAAGCAATGCTCGTTTGGGTCAGGGGGAATTCCTCGTAGCTGAAGCAGACGAAAGCGATGGATCTTTTCTCAGACTGTCGCCCACTATTGCGGTGGTTACCAACATTGATGCCGAACACCTGGACTTTTACGACAATCTGGAAAGAGTCAAAGAGGTCTTTCTGGATTTCATCAACAAGGTTCCCTTCTATGGAATGGCTGTGCTGTGTCTTGACAACGATGGGATTCAAGAGCTGATTCCCAAGCTTGAGAAACGGTTTGTCACGTACGGCCTGACGTCTCAGGCAGATTATCAGGCTAGAGATATAACGTTTGATGGATTAAAGAGCCGATACCGTATGTTTCATGACGGAAAAGCCTTAGGCCTAATAGAGCTGAATCTTCCGGGCCTGCACAATGTATACAACTCCATGGCAAGCATAGCGGTTGGCTTGGAACTCGGGATTTCTTTTGAAATAAGCAAGGCTGCGCTTAATGAGATCGAGGGGGTCCAGCGCAGGCTGGAGGTTAAAGGTTCTACTCAGGGCATCACGGTTGTAGACGACTATGGACATCATCCCACAGAGATAAAGGTGACCCTTGAGGCGGTCCGTCAGTCCTGGCCGGATCACAGGCTTCTGGTAGTATTTCAACCCCATCGGTACTCGCGCACTCAGGCGCTTTTTGATGATTTCACGCGGTCCTTTTACCAGGCAGATAAGTTGGTGGTGCTTCCGATCTATCCTGCCGGCGAGGCTCCCATGGAAGGAATAGATGGCGAAGCCCTTTACGAGGGAATTCGTCTCCATGGCCATAAGGATGTCGTCTTTAAGGACGGTCTGGATGGGGCCCTATCTTATTTGAAAGGCGCTGTCGGCCGAGGGGATATCTTATTGACCTTGGGTGCGGGGGACGTATGGAAAGTGGGAGAGAGATTTCTTGAGCAGTAA
- the murB gene encoding UDP-N-acetylmuramate dehydrogenase, which yields MNKSDKKWFTAHFGSQVLFDEPMSRHTTFGIGGPADAMITVKTDQEITALITWASDRGHAFMILGAGSNLLVRDGGIRGLVLKLANGFKSIEQSPQASPNGGADVKAGAGVLVWQLGRYALEHGLAGLNFALGIPGTVGGALRMNAGAWGACMADITNSISLLNPNGVIVTIGKEQLLFSYRGLELEEGSIILRGEFQLRRADRKALRRDALQIQKKRKSIQPLSLPSAGSIFRNPPGEVSAGELIDKAGLKGLCKGGAEVSTKHANFIVNKGHAKASDVLALMGQIRETVFDQFGVRLEPEVIIVGQKTGSQELL from the coding sequence ATGAACAAATCAGATAAAAAGTGGTTCACGGCTCATTTTGGCAGTCAGGTTCTGTTTGACGAACCCATGTCCCGTCATACGACCTTTGGGATCGGAGGGCCTGCTGATGCCATGATTACTGTGAAGACCGATCAAGAGATAACGGCCCTCATAACGTGGGCTAGTGACAGGGGACATGCGTTCATGATTCTTGGCGCCGGAAGCAACCTGTTGGTCCGTGACGGAGGGATTCGAGGTCTTGTGCTCAAGCTTGCCAACGGGTTTAAGAGCATTGAGCAGTCTCCTCAGGCGAGTCCCAACGGGGGCGCCGATGTGAAGGCCGGGGCAGGTGTTTTGGTTTGGCAACTGGGTCGCTACGCCCTTGAGCATGGGCTGGCAGGCCTTAATTTTGCGCTGGGAATTCCTGGAACAGTGGGTGGGGCGTTGCGGATGAACGCAGGGGCCTGGGGGGCATGCATGGCGGATATCACAAACTCCATTTCTCTGCTTAACCCCAATGGCGTTATTGTCACTATAGGCAAGGAGCAACTTCTGTTTTCGTACAGGGGGCTGGAATTGGAAGAAGGCAGTATTATCTTGCGAGGAGAGTTTCAGCTCAGGCGGGCAGATCGGAAGGCCCTTCGAAGGGATGCCCTCCAGATACAGAAGAAGCGGAAGTCCATCCAACCATTGTCCCTGCCAAGCGCTGGGTCCATATTTCGGAATCCGCCCGGGGAAGTGTCCGCTGGAGAGCTGATTGACAAGGCCGGGCTGAAGGGGCTTTGCAAAGGGGGGGCGGAAGTTTCAACAAAACATGCGAATTTTATTGTGAATAAAGGACATGCCAAGGCTTCTGATGTCCTTGCGCTAATGGGGCAGATAAGGGAAACCGTGTTTGATCAGTTTGGAGTTCGCCTGGAGCCGGAGGTAATCATCGTTGGCCAGAAAACGGGTTCGCAAGAACTACTATAA
- a CDS encoding FtsQ-type POTRA domain-containing protein, with protein sequence MARKRVRKNYYKNSRAKRTERIIGRCVLSVKILLLMTGMGGTSLLFILAHDVLTQSSYFEARTITVEGNNRLSTEAILKQGKIKPHDNILEVNLRVLRDRLLANSWIASVDVERQLPDTIHIRVRERVPIAIVELNRPYYLSETGEIFKHVAPSSQTMAPVVTGLSLSDIDPSDPGRFPVFRAVMEVLHLSRLHGSILPPHCLQRIHADPEMGLTLFGFENNMAIKFGFGGYESKFNRLRDMITYLRRGEQLLNVGYMDLNDLDRVVIRPSRGVSLLGVCYRKET encoded by the coding sequence TTGGCCAGAAAACGGGTTCGCAAGAACTACTATAAGAACAGCCGGGCAAAAAGAACAGAGCGGATCATAGGGCGTTGTGTTCTGTCCGTGAAGATATTGCTTCTGATGACTGGCATGGGCGGGACAAGCTTGCTCTTTATACTGGCCCACGATGTCCTTACGCAAAGCTCTTACTTCGAAGCTCGGACGATTACCGTGGAGGGGAACAACAGGCTTTCGACAGAGGCGATTCTGAAACAAGGCAAGATTAAACCTCATGATAACATATTAGAGGTGAACCTGAGGGTTCTTCGCGACAGGCTCTTGGCCAATTCCTGGATTGCATCAGTAGACGTGGAGCGACAACTGCCGGATACTATTCACATTCGAGTTAGGGAACGAGTGCCCATTGCCATAGTGGAGCTAAACCGACCTTATTATCTGAGCGAGACTGGCGAGATATTCAAGCATGTTGCACCTTCATCTCAAACAATGGCGCCTGTCGTTACCGGACTTTCACTCTCAGATATTGATCCGAGTGACCCGGGACGCTTTCCCGTATTTAGGGCAGTTATGGAAGTGCTTCATTTGAGCAGGCTTCACGGGAGTATTCTGCCACCCCATTGCCTTCAAAGAATCCATGCTGACCCGGAGATGGGACTGACTCTTTTTGGATTTGAGAACAACATGGCCATCAAGTTCGGTTTTGGGGGCTACGAGTCAAAATTCAATCGACTGCGAGATATGATAACATATCTGAGGCGTGGGGAGCAGTTGTTGAATGTAGGGTACATGGATCTGAATGATTTAGACCGCGTCGTGATTAGACCCTCAAGAGGGGTATCTCTCCTCGGGGTATGCTATCGAAAGGAGACGTGA
- the ftsA gene encoding cell division protein FtsA, translated as MLSKGDVKVGEKEDLIVGLDIGTTKICAVVGEVTPEGIDIVGIGTHASVGLRKGVVVNIESTVDSIQRAIEEAELMAGCEISSVYAGIAGGHIKGFNSYGIVAVKGNEVAQRDIDRVIDAARAVAIPLDREVIHVLPQEFIVDEQDGIHDPRGMSAVRLEARIHIVTGAVTSAHNLIKCANRAGLDVSDIVLQSLASSEAVLNKEEKDLGGALIDFGGGTTDLAIFRGKSIKHTSVLALGGNNLTNDISVGLRTPMAEAEKIKIKYGTCLPNSIGKDETIEIAGVGERKPRTLSRQILAEILEPRVEEIFSLINRDVYRAGMEDVVASGIVLTGGSSLLEGVVEIAESVFSLPARIGRPMGIRGLVDVVNNPMYATAVGLVVYGARTQPRKKFRIRDRNIFNRVMARMKKWFKEII; from the coding sequence ATGCTATCGAAAGGAGACGTGAAAGTGGGGGAAAAAGAAGACCTCATCGTTGGCCTGGACATAGGCACGACAAAGATATGTGCCGTGGTTGGTGAAGTAACTCCTGAAGGGATAGACATCGTGGGGATCGGAACCCATGCATCCGTTGGCCTTCGCAAAGGTGTGGTTGTCAATATCGAATCGACTGTTGATTCCATCCAGAGAGCCATAGAAGAGGCAGAGTTGATGGCCGGCTGTGAGATCAGCTCGGTTTATGCAGGCATTGCCGGGGGCCATATAAAGGGTTTCAACAGCTACGGGATCGTTGCAGTCAAGGGGAACGAGGTCGCTCAAAGGGACATTGATCGCGTAATTGACGCAGCGCGGGCAGTGGCTATTCCCCTGGACCGTGAAGTCATTCACGTGCTTCCCCAGGAGTTTATTGTTGACGAGCAGGATGGAATCCATGACCCCCGTGGTATGTCCGCGGTTCGGCTGGAGGCCAGAATTCACATTGTAACTGGTGCGGTTACTTCGGCCCACAATTTGATCAAGTGTGCCAATCGGGCTGGGCTTGATGTATCCGATATTGTTCTCCAGTCCCTTGCATCGAGTGAAGCTGTGCTGAACAAGGAAGAAAAGGACCTCGGAGGGGCCTTGATTGACTTCGGGGGAGGCACCACGGATCTGGCGATTTTTAGGGGGAAGAGTATCAAACACACGTCGGTGCTGGCCCTGGGCGGAAACAACTTGACCAATGACATATCGGTGGGCCTGAGGACCCCGATGGCAGAGGCTGAAAAGATCAAGATCAAGTATGGCACCTGTCTTCCAAACAGCATAGGCAAAGATGAGACTATTGAGATTGCCGGTGTGGGCGAACGGAAGCCGAGGACCCTGTCCAGACAGATCCTGGCTGAAATCTTAGAACCCAGAGTGGAAGAGATCTTCAGCCTTATCAACAGAGACGTCTATCGGGCCGGGATGGAGGATGTGGTCGCTTCAGGAATTGTGCTTACGGGTGGATCTTCTCTGTTGGAAGGCGTTGTGGAGATAGCAGAATCGGTTTTCAGCCTTCCCGCACGGATCGGAAGACCCATGGGGATAAGAGGCTTGGTGGATGTAGTGAACAATCCCATGTACGCCACAGCCGTTGGGCTGGTCGTATACGGAGCAAGAACCCAGCCCAGAAAAAAGTTCAGGATTCGAGACAGGAATATCTTTAATCGTGTCATGGCTCGGATGAAGAAGTGGTTCAAGGAGATAATCTAA
- the ftsZ gene encoding cell division protein FtsZ — translation MVFNFVESEKTAKIRVIGVGGAGGNAVNNMISSKLQGVKFISANTDAQSLEVSRAAVKIQIGEKLTEGLGAGADPEIGRQAAMESVDAIRNAVGNSHMVFITAGLGGGTGTGAAPIVAEVSKESGSLTVAVVTMPFSFEGKKRMKQAEEGMKALKKVVDTVITIPNDRLRGLASRNATMIEMFRKADDVLLHSVKGITDLIMMPGLVNLDFADVRTTMSKAGMALMGTGIASGDDRAVEAAERAISHPLLEDVSISGARGVLMNITCGPDLTMAEMADASDRIYNEAGDDAEIIWGAVLDENIGDELRVTVIATGIESEEERKKTRFSGKVRDITEADLARAANLDEPTFIRKEKAVGEGGGAHYRGYRGIVLDHDDLEIPTFMRKKAD, via the coding sequence ATGGTATTCAATTTTGTTGAGAGCGAAAAAACGGCCAAGATTAGGGTGATTGGTGTGGGCGGGGCAGGAGGCAATGCAGTCAACAACATGATTTCATCAAAGCTTCAGGGGGTGAAATTCATCTCAGCCAACACAGATGCCCAGTCCCTTGAAGTCTCAAGGGCAGCGGTGAAGATCCAGATTGGGGAGAAACTGACTGAGGGCCTCGGAGCCGGAGCAGATCCTGAAATCGGCAGGCAGGCAGCTATGGAAAGTGTTGATGCTATCCGCAATGCAGTGGGAAACAGCCACATGGTTTTCATAACTGCCGGCTTGGGCGGGGGCACTGGCACGGGCGCCGCACCCATAGTCGCAGAGGTGAGCAAGGAGTCTGGCTCCCTGACTGTGGCAGTGGTGACAATGCCTTTCAGTTTTGAGGGCAAAAAACGCATGAAGCAGGCCGAAGAGGGTATGAAGGCCCTCAAGAAAGTGGTGGACACAGTTATCACCATTCCCAATGACAGACTTCGGGGTTTAGCATCCAGGAACGCTACCATGATTGAGATGTTCAGGAAGGCCGATGACGTGCTCCTGCACTCGGTAAAAGGGATTACAGACCTCATCATGATGCCCGGCCTTGTAAACCTTGACTTTGCTGATGTGAGGACCACGATGTCCAAAGCAGGGATGGCCCTTATGGGAACAGGGATAGCCAGCGGCGACGACCGCGCAGTTGAGGCAGCCGAAAGAGCCATATCCCACCCGCTTCTGGAGGATGTTTCCATTAGCGGCGCACGGGGCGTATTGATGAACATCACCTGCGGGCCGGATTTGACCATGGCTGAAATGGCGGATGCCTCGGACCGTATCTACAACGAGGCCGGCGATGATGCAGAAATTATCTGGGGCGCAGTGCTGGATGAAAACATAGGGGATGAGCTCCGGGTTACAGTCATTGCCACCGGCATCGAGTCTGAAGAAGAACGCAAGAAGACCAGATTTTCAGGAAAGGTGCGCGACATCACAGAGGCAGACCTTGCACGAGCCGCAAATCTTGACGAACCGACCTTCATCCGAAAGGAAAAAGCAGTGGGCGAAGGAGGTGGAGCCCACTACAGAGGATACCGTGGGATAGTCCTGGATCATGACGACCTGGAAATTCCTACCTTCATGAGAAAAAAAGCAGATTGA
- a CDS encoding radical SAM protein: MRRTRTEFLSAETGTIRKGWRGKVSVALIYPNRYEVGMSNLGFQAVYRLMNDLEDVVCERAFPSEREGTGNGRLRSLESNRALADFDIIAFSISFENDYLNLLAVLAEAGLPLLSSERTPPHPLIIAGGVTSLLNPEPIAPFVDCFLIGEAESILPSFFDIFRKHSQKEAFLEALTVHVPGTYAPASYHVTYETDGTIAQFLPKGDLPVKVRRVLVEDLSLYDTYTTVLTPHTTFDNTWLVEVARGCPHGCRFCAAGYVYRPPRFRTAAQLGGSLDEAALHAGRVGLLAAALTDIPCLEELCLKAIAHGLKVSFSSLRADLLSPELLEIVKRTGAKTVTIAPDAGSERMRRVINKGISEQDVFKAVEMLVRAGIPNVKLYFMVGLPGETMADVEAIVALCNKIKHRFLKASQPTARLGRIIVSLSCFVPKPFTPFQWVPLEGVKDLKAKIKHVKDGLRRVPNIRVHSDLPRWAYIQALLSRGDRRTAELLVAAHKNNGNWAKTLKDSITNPDFFVYRERSFDEILPWDFIDHGISKAFLIEEYQKALRAETSPPCHVGQCKACGVCA; encoded by the coding sequence TTGAGAAGAACCCGTACAGAGTTCCTCTCGGCAGAGACTGGAACCATCAGGAAAGGCTGGCGGGGCAAGGTCTCTGTTGCGCTAATCTATCCCAATCGTTACGAAGTCGGGATGTCAAACCTCGGTTTCCAGGCAGTATACCGCCTCATGAACGATTTGGAGGATGTTGTATGTGAAAGGGCATTCCCTTCTGAAAGAGAAGGGACAGGAAACGGACGACTCCGGTCCCTGGAGTCCAATAGGGCGTTGGCGGACTTTGACATCATCGCCTTTTCCATCTCCTTTGAAAACGATTACCTGAACCTCCTCGCCGTCCTGGCAGAAGCTGGCCTCCCTCTGTTGTCATCAGAGCGAACCCCCCCCCATCCTCTGATCATTGCTGGGGGAGTGACCAGCTTGCTTAATCCTGAACCTATAGCGCCCTTTGTAGATTGCTTCCTGATCGGGGAGGCAGAATCGATCCTGCCGAGCTTTTTTGATATCTTCAGAAAACACTCACAGAAAGAGGCCTTCCTGGAAGCTTTGACCGTGCATGTTCCGGGAACTTATGCCCCAGCTTCATATCATGTTACCTACGAGACCGATGGCACAATTGCACAGTTCCTGCCAAAAGGCGACCTTCCGGTTAAGGTCAGGCGGGTACTTGTCGAGGATCTTTCTCTTTATGACACTTACACCACAGTTCTTACCCCGCACACGACCTTTGACAATACTTGGCTCGTAGAGGTTGCGCGCGGGTGCCCCCACGGATGCCGGTTTTGCGCGGCCGGATATGTGTATCGACCCCCACGGTTCAGAACAGCGGCACAGTTGGGAGGCTCCTTGGACGAGGCGGCGCTCCACGCTGGAAGGGTCGGTCTTCTGGCTGCGGCTTTAACGGATATTCCCTGCCTTGAAGAGCTCTGCCTCAAGGCTATTGCCCACGGTCTCAAGGTTTCTTTCAGTTCCTTGAGAGCGGATCTTCTGAGTCCGGAATTATTGGAGATTGTTAAGCGGACCGGTGCAAAGACAGTCACTATTGCCCCGGATGCGGGCTCAGAACGGATGCGCCGTGTGATTAACAAGGGAATTTCTGAACAGGATGTATTCAAGGCCGTTGAGATGCTTGTTAGGGCTGGCATACCCAACGTTAAGCTCTATTTCATGGTGGGGCTTCCTGGTGAGACTATGGCCGATGTGGAAGCCATCGTGGCTCTATGCAACAAGATCAAACACCGGTTCTTGAAGGCCAGCCAGCCAACGGCAAGGCTTGGCCGCATCATCGTAAGCCTGAGCTGTTTTGTTCCAAAACCTTTTACACCCTTTCAGTGGGTTCCGCTGGAAGGCGTAAAGGATCTCAAAGCCAAAATCAAGCATGTAAAAGACGGCTTGAGGCGGGTCCCCAACATTCGGGTTCATTCAGATCTGCCGAGGTGGGCCTACATACAGGCATTGCTTTCGCGGGGGGATCGGCGCACTGCAGAATTACTGGTGGCAGCCCACAAAAACAACGGCAACTGGGCGAAGACTCTTAAAGATTCTATCACTAATCCGGATTTTTTTGTTTACAGAGAGCGGTCCTTTGACGAAATCCTTCCCTGGGATTTTATCGACCATGGTATCTCAAAGGCCTTTCTTATTGAGGAATATCAAAAGGCCCTCCGAGCAGAAACATCCCCTCCGTGCCATGTAGGCCAGTGCAAGGCCTGTGGCGTCTGTGCGTAA
- a CDS encoding response regulator, translating into MRNRKVLVVDNHPVILKFMTQLLEKKGCQVKTAQDGLSALEVLEDYIPDVAFIDLVMPNISGDKLCQIIRGMPKLSDVRLIILSAAVAEQTMNSVEFGAHACIAKGPFPEMAKHILAALDQAELGGSEVTPETIIGLEDVHFREITKELLSVKKHLEVTMMSMSEGILELNRDSRVVYANPSALCLLEVPEERLLGSYFPDLFSQAVREKVNSFLRASDILSQETRENPTIQLNGKEIILSVSPVRDEEGTAIVVFNDITTQKHLESQLLHAQKMEAIGTLAGGIAHDFNNLLMAIQGTVSLLLLNIDPGHPHYDRISSIEKHVESGAKLTGQLLGYARKGRYEVRTVNLNRLVEETAETFGRTKKEICIHKNLADDLHATEVDEGQVEQVLLNLYVNAAGAMSGGGHLVLSTQNTTLKEIEGKLYEPKPGCYVLLTVADTGTGMDEKTMERIFEPFFTTKEMGRGTGLGLASAYGIVKSHGGYIHVDSKIGAGTTFKIYLPASDKAVMADIPKPNKEVSKGHETILLVDDERMILEVGQQLLESMGYGVLTARDGKEAVKIYSEKKDEIDLLILDMVMPEMNGGDVYDRMKQINPGIKVLLSSGYSVEGQASEILGRGCDGFIQKPFRTVELSQNIRSLLQK; encoded by the coding sequence ATGAGAAATAGGAAGGTGTTAGTGGTGGACAACCACCCGGTCATATTGAAGTTCATGACACAACTTCTCGAAAAAAAAGGTTGCCAGGTGAAAACGGCACAAGACGGCCTTTCCGCTCTGGAGGTTCTGGAAGACTACATTCCTGACGTGGCCTTTATCGATCTGGTCATGCCAAATATCAGCGGAGACAAATTATGCCAAATTATCCGCGGCATGCCCAAACTAAGCGATGTTCGTCTCATTATTCTTTCCGCCGCTGTCGCTGAACAGACCATGAACTCCGTTGAATTCGGCGCCCATGCCTGTATCGCCAAAGGACCGTTTCCGGAAATGGCAAAACATATTCTTGCTGCCTTGGATCAGGCTGAGTTGGGAGGATCAGAAGTCACGCCTGAAACAATCATTGGCCTTGAAGATGTCCATTTTCGGGAAATCACAAAGGAACTGCTTTCGGTCAAGAAACACCTGGAAGTGACCATGATGAGTATGTCAGAAGGAATTCTCGAACTGAATCGTGATTCAAGGGTTGTTTATGCCAATCCGAGCGCTCTCTGCCTCTTGGAGGTTCCAGAGGAAAGGCTTCTAGGTTCATACTTCCCTGACCTCTTTTCACAGGCGGTCCGTGAGAAGGTCAATAGCTTCCTAAGGGCATCGGACATCCTCTCACAAGAAACTCGGGAAAATCCGACCATTCAACTGAACGGAAAGGAAATAATACTGAGCGTTTCACCTGTCAGGGACGAGGAAGGCACCGCCATTGTAGTGTTCAATGATATCACCACGCAAAAGCATTTGGAATCCCAGCTCCTGCACGCACAAAAAATGGAAGCCATCGGAACCCTTGCAGGTGGCATTGCCCATGATTTTAACAACCTCCTCATGGCCATACAGGGAACTGTCTCTTTGCTCCTCCTCAACATAGATCCCGGCCATCCCCATTATGACAGAATCAGTAGCATTGAAAAACACGTCGAAAGCGGCGCCAAACTGACCGGCCAGCTTCTTGGTTATGCCAGAAAGGGCAGATATGAGGTCAGGACCGTCAACTTGAACCGGTTAGTGGAAGAGACGGCCGAGACTTTTGGCAGAACCAAAAAGGAAATCTGCATTCACAAAAACCTGGCCGATGACTTGCACGCAACAGAAGTCGATGAGGGACAAGTCGAGCAAGTCTTGTTGAATCTCTATGTGAACGCGGCAGGCGCCATGTCTGGCGGCGGTCATCTTGTCTTGAGCACGCAAAATACTACCCTGAAGGAAATTGAAGGCAAGCTCTATGAGCCAAAACCTGGTTGCTATGTCTTGTTAACGGTTGCTGACACAGGCACGGGGATGGATGAAAAGACGATGGAGCGCATCTTCGAGCCCTTTTTTACGACCAAGGAGATGGGCCGTGGCACAGGCCTGGGGCTGGCTTCCGCCTATGGGATTGTCAAGAGCCATGGCGGATATATCCATGTGGACTCCAAAATCGGTGCTGGCACGACATTCAAGATTTATCTGCCGGCATCCGACAAAGCAGTCATGGCCGATATTCCTAAGCCCAATAAAGAGGTCTCCAAAGGACACGAAACGATCCTTCTGGTTGACGATGAACGCATGATCCTGGAAGTAGGACAGCAACTGTTGGAATCCATGGGTTATGGCGTCTTGACAGCCAGAGACGGGAAAGAAGCCGTAAAAATTTACAGCGAAAAGAAGGATGAAATAGACCTGCTCATTCTCGACATGGTCATGCCGGAGATGAATGGCGGCGACGTCTACGACAGGATGAAGCAAATCAACCCTGGTATCAAAGTTCTCCTTTCGAGTGGATACAGCGTAGAAGGCCAGGCCAGCGAGATATTGGGGCGGGGCTGTGACGGATTCATACAAAAACCTTTTCGTACGGTGGAACTTTCCCAAAACATCAGGAGTCTTCTTCAAAAGTAA
- a CDS encoding diguanylate cyclase: MTGQSENHFAILIAEDNPVSRSLLEKSLRKAGHEVVTAQNGQEALDVFRKTFFPMVLTDWMMPEMDGLGLCRAIRNHFCQGYVYIVFLTARDSRDDIIAALDAGADDYLTKPFHPAELMARLNTGKRILDLERSLKKANEDIRVLSITDSLTGAFNRSYMTTRLPEEVARAKRYGHPLSLIMCDIDHFKSINDSFGHLAGDSVLRSVVRCIKNTIRHKIDWMSRYGGEEFLIVLSETDSEEALVVAERLRKCFAQRTTRIDGQDIAITASLGVASFDPSIDKESSSEALIREADNFLYKAKKEGRNRVRGKERDEK; encoded by the coding sequence ATGACCGGACAATCAGAAAATCACTTCGCTATATTGATAGCCGAAGACAACCCAGTCTCGCGGAGCCTCTTGGAAAAAAGCCTTAGGAAGGCCGGCCACGAAGTGGTAACCGCCCAAAACGGACAAGAGGCCTTGGATGTCTTTCGTAAAACGTTTTTTCCGATGGTTTTGACCGACTGGATGATGCCGGAAATGGATGGCCTTGGACTATGTCGCGCTATCAGAAATCATTTTTGCCAAGGATACGTATACATAGTGTTTCTGACGGCCAGGGATTCCAGGGACGACATCATCGCCGCCTTGGATGCAGGAGCGGACGATTATCTGACCAAGCCCTTTCATCCCGCTGAACTCATGGCACGGCTAAACACCGGCAAACGGATTCTGGACCTTGAGAGGTCCCTGAAAAAGGCCAACGAAGATATCAGAGTGCTTTCCATTACAGATTCCCTTACAGGAGCTTTCAACCGCAGCTACATGACAACCCGTCTTCCTGAGGAAGTGGCCAGGGCTAAAAGGTACGGGCATCCTCTGTCCCTGATTATGTGCGATATCGATCACTTCAAAAGCATCAACGATTCTTTTGGACATCTGGCAGGCGATTCAGTCTTAAGGAGTGTTGTGCGTTGCATCAAGAATACAATCCGCCATAAAATTGATTGGATGTCAAGGTATGGCGGCGAAGAATTCCTCATTGTCCTTTCCGAGACAGATTCTGAGGAGGCCTTGGTTGTTGCCGAAAGATTGAGAAAATGTTTTGCCCAAAGGACAACTCGCATAGATGGCCAGGATATCGCCATCACGGCGAGTCTTGGCGTGGCGTCCTTTGATCCATCCATTGACAAGGAAAGCTCCTCAGAAGCCTTGATAAGAGAGGCGGATAACTTCCTGTACAAAGCAAAAAAAGAGGGAAGAAACAGGGTGCGGGGGAAGGAAAGAGATGAGAAATAG